The following is a genomic window from Thaumasiovibrio subtropicus.
GGCGGCCATGCCGGGCATACTGATCCATGGCCGCATGGATATCAGCTCTCCCCCTCATACCGCGTGGTCTTTGCATCAGGCATGGCCGAAGAGTGAACTCTTGATCGTTGAAGAAGAGGGCCACGGCGGGACCAAGATGATCCAAGCGCTGGTTGAGGGAATTGATCGCTTGCAGTGTTAACCAAGGTATGGGGCAAAGCGTAGCGCCAATAAAAAACCCCGCGCCGTAGCGCGGGGTTTCTTCTATATCGCTCAGCGTGACGGCTGATTAAGCGATGGTGACGCGAGCAAACTTACGCTTACCGACTTGGAACACATAGGTGCCCGCAGCAGGTACGTATTTCGTGTCTTCGATCTTCTCACCATCTTGCTTCGCTGCACCTTGGCGGATCATGCGCATCGCATCAGAGGTAGAGTTGACTAGGCCACCTTCTTTCAGTAGGTTCGCAATCGCGATACCCGCTTCAAAGGTGAACTCTGGCATTTCGTCAGGCATCGCGCCCTTTTGGAAACGATTAATGAACTCTTGCTCTGCGGCATCAGCATCGGCCTCAGAGTGGAAACGTGCAATGATCTCTTTCGCCAGTAAGATCTTCACATCGCGTGGGTTTTTACCGTTAGCGATGTCTGTCTTAAACTGCGCAATCTCTTCTAATGGACGGAAAGAGAGCAGTTCGTAGTAGTTCCACATCAGATCATCAGAGATTGACATGATCTTACCGAACATTTCTGAAGGTGCTTCGCTCACGCCAATGTAGTTGTGCGCAGACTTCGACATCTTCTTCTCGCCATCAAGGCCAACCAATAGTGGCATGGTCAACACAACTTGTGGCTTCTGACCATTGGCTTTTTGCAGCTCGCGACCCATCAGTAGGTTGAACTTCTGGTCCGTACCACCTAGCTCGACGTCAGTCTCCATCGCGACGGAATCATAACCCTGGAGCAGTGGATACATGAATTCGTGAATCGCAATAGGACGCCCTTCCGCATAACGCTTTTTAAAGTCGTCACGCTCAAGCATACGAGCAACAGTTTGGTTAGCCGCAAGCTTTAGCATGCCATCGGCACCCAGCTCAGATAACCACTCTGAGTTGAAAGCAATCTTAGTTTTTGCTGGGTCGAGAATTTTGAAGACCTGCTCTTTGTAGGTCTCTGCGTTTGCCAGTACGTCTTCACGTGTCAGCGGCGGACGTGTGGTGTTCTTACCTGTTGGGTCGCCTACCATACCGGTGAAATCACCAATCAAGAATGTCACGTCGTGACCTAAATCTTGGAAGGCGCGTAGTTTATTCAAAATAACAGTATGGCCTAGGTGGATATCTGGCGCTGTTGGGTCGGCACCCAACTTGATGCGAAGAGGGCGATTCTCTTTCAGCTTCTCAATCAGTTCTTCTTCAGGGATCAGTTCTTCAACCCCACGTTTAATTTCAGCTAGCGCCTGTTCAATGCTGGCCATGTGTCTGTGCTCCAATAATTGCGTAAACTAAGGCGGAACAGTGTACTTGAATCGCATATATTTTTGAAACCAGTTACACTATTTGCTGTCATATTTTTACTCGCTACGTTTTGAAGTCATGGATCCGTCTCAGCAAAGCACAATGTCAAAGTCATCGAAAAGCAAAAAAATTCCCGCACTCATCGCCATTGTTGCGGCTGTTGCGCTCTCCACCGCCCTACTGATTCCAGCAGAAAGTAAGCCACCCGCTGACTTTTATACTTATGAAACAGATGTGCGCTACCCCATCGAACTCGACCTACCCGCGATGCCTGAACAACAAGCATCAAGCAGTAACGATAACGAGCTGCAATGGAAAACCCATACCATCGCCTCAGGCGAAAGTATGGCGATCGTTTTCCAGAAAGTCGGCCTAAGTGCGCGCACTTTGCACTTTTTAGTCAACAGTGACGAAGGGACACAATCTCTGGTCAAGTTGCGCCCCGGGGTCAAGCTCCAGTTTGGTCTCGATGATGAGGGTAAACTGCAGCAACTGCGTCAGCGCAAGAGTAGCACTGACACCTTTATTGTCGATCGCATCGATGACACGACTTTCGCCTCTCGTACTGAAAGCCGCAACATCGATACCCAATTAAACTTTGCCCAAGCGGAAATTACCTCAAGCTTCTGGAACGCAGGCATTGCGGCGGGTCTTACCCCAAATCAAATCATGGAGATCGCGACACTGTTTGGTTGGGATATCGACTTTGCCCTCGATATTCGTGCCGGAGACAGCTTTCGCGTGATGTTTGAAGAGCGTTGGTCTGAAGGGGAATACATGGGCCGCGGCAATATCCTTGCGGCGCAGTTTACCAACTTAGGTGACACCTTTACGGCTATTCGCGCTGCGAATGGTGACTACTACGATCAAGAAGGCCGCGCGATGAAAAAGGCGTTCTTGCGTGCCCCACTCGATTTTCGTCGGGTCAGCTCGAACTTTAACCCTCGCCGACTTCATCCGGTGACAGGCCAAGTCCGCCCACACCGTGGTACAGACTATGTTGCCCCGGTCGGCACACCGATTTGGGCGGCAGGTAACGGCGTTGTTTCGGAATCAGGCTACAACAAATACAACGGTAACTATGTGTTTATCCGCCACAGTGCAACCTATATGACCAAGTACTTGCACCTCAAGAAACGCATGGTACGCGCGGGTGATCGCGTTCGTCAGGGGGATACGATCGGTACACTCGGCGCAACAGGCCGTGTTACTGGCGCGCACTTGCATTACGAGTTCTTAGTTAATGGCGTGCATAAAAACCCACGTACGGTTGAACTGCCAAAATCCGAGTCATTGGAAGGGGAAGAACACACTGTTTTCTTACGTCACGCACAAAACCAGCTCGCGCAGTTAGGCCATTTCAATGAGCTTTTGGCGGGCAACTTAATGTTGATCGATGGTTTGACCGTGGCAAATTAAGCGTTCCCTGCTTACCAACCCGCAAAGATGCCGCTTTTTATATACTCAAGTTACCTCAAGATGCAGGATTCAGAAGCGGTCTAGCGCGTCTAAGTCAAGGTAAAGATACCAAGGCAAAGGTGTGAAGGAATGGCTTTCCCCGTTCGAACACATTTAACGCAGAAATCGGGGCGCTAGTCACTTCCCGAAGGGCGAGTTTTCGAGGCTCGCCACCCTTGTTACTGCTTTTTGATGTAGTCGACTAGACCTTCAAAGCAGTGCCGCGATGGCAAACCTAGAAACTCTCGCTGAACAAGCATCTTGAGGTGACTTGAGTATAAGCGGCATTTTTTATCTCTACTCGCCCGCCAGCATGAAGAAAAACCATCCACCAAACGAATAAAAAACCAACAAAAAATAGCGCTTTCCTTTTGTATTCATGATCATATACTGACAGACCAACGAACAAAATATGATCAGCATCACATTGATAGTGATGCTTACTCGTCAAGGAGGATGAGTGGCTAATCAAGATAGTCTCTTTCAATGGCAACGTATTCAACGCTTTAACTTTCCCATCTGGACTATCTTAACCGGAGTGTTGTTGGCGCGAACCAGCTATTTTATGGCTTGGCCTTTCCTGATCATTTTTCTCTATCAAGACTACGGCGCCTCTGCGACCCAAGTCGGTGCCATGCTCGCCGCCTCCGCCCTTGTCGGTGCCGTTGCTGGCCTCTACTCTGGCTACCTATCCGATAAGTTTGGTCGAAAATGGGTCATGGTACTGGGAAGCTGGATCGCTGCGGCGTCTTATACGGGCATCGCCCTTGCGGATCAGATTTGGCAATTCTACATCTTACTCATGTTCACTGGGCTAATGCGCCCTATGATTGAAGCGCCTTCAAAAGCGGTCATCGGCGATAATCTCGCTGATCTCAAAGATCGCGAGCTCGCCCTCAATATCCGTTACTTCTTGCTCAATATTGGCGGCGCATTCGGGCCGCTTATTGGGGTAACCCTCGCGCTGAGTGAGCCGCAAAATCTCTTCTTTATTACTGGCGCGACCTATGTGGTTTACAGTGTTTGGCTATTAATTGGCATTGAGCGCACCGCGAAGCCAGATAAGCCCGATAGCTCTCAGCTTCCGCACTTTTTCGCCACCCTGCGGGTAATCAGCAAAGACAAGATCTTTGTGCTGCTGATGATGGCTAACTTCTTGATGATGTTTGTCTATGCCCAGTTAGACTCTTCGATCCCGCAAATCATTGTGAGATCGAATCAAGAAACCGCAGGGCAAATTATTCCCACCTTAGTACTGGTCAATACTTTAACCATCATCCTCTTCCAGTTTCCGATGTTGAAGTGGTTGGAAAATGTGCCTTTATTTGCGCGCACGCGTCTGGGCATGGTGCTCATGGCGATTTCGCAGATAGGCTTTATGCTATCGCCGACCGACTCCTTGATCGGGTTAGGTATCGCCTGCTTTATTCTCAGCTTAGGGGAAGTGGTCGCCTTTCCGACCCTCAATGTGCAAATTGATCGCTTAGCTCCTGCCCACCTCAGAGGATCTTACTTTGGGGCAACCGCGCTCTACTCACTGGGCTTTGCGGTCTCGCCATTGGTTGGCGGGATGATCATTGAATCGCTCAGTGCCTTTTGGTTGTTTGCCGTCTGCTTACTGTTTTGCGCCATGATGTTTTGGCTTTACTGGCGCGCGGAACACACCGAAGATCTTGTGCAACGATCCTCACCGCTCACCGAGCAATGATTCAGGTTCCGCAGACATAAAAAAAGCCAAGCGAGCTGCTTGGCTTTTTGCTGTTCTGAATAAGGGTTACACGCTGAAAGACGCCCCACAGCCACAGGTTGTTTGCGCATTCGGGTTATCAACGAAGAAACGCGACCCTTCTAGTCCTTCCGTGTAGTCAACCGTGCCACCAACGAGATACTGCAAGCTCATTGGGTCAACCACCATGGTGACTTCGTTTTTAACGATGGTCATATCACCTTCGTTCACGTTTTCGTCAAAGGTGAATCCATATTGGAAACCGCTACAACCACCACCCGTGATATACACACGCAGCTTCAACTCAGGGTTTTCTTCTTCGGCAATCAGTGTTTTCACTTTGTTTGCCGCTGCGTCACTGAAGTTTAGTGGCAAATCTACATCGCTCATTTATCTTCTCCAACATTGCCGTTTGGGGAAGGATTATCTAATACCTGACTAAGTCGTTCAAGTATTACCCGATTTAATCTTCAGATTAGCCGCATCCGCCAGCCCATCCCGATGTTCACCCAAGCACCTGAAAGCCATACCGTCAATTGAGCAGCAAAATGCTACCCCTTTCAAGATTCATCAACTGAGCATAGTCATCCCCGACACATCTGGGTACAATCGTCGAAAATCGTTGCAAAGGATAACAACAATGACTAAGTCGGCAGAACTTTTCGCCAAAGCTCAACAAACTATTCCGGGTGGAGTGAACTCTCCTGTCCGAGCATTTGCGGGCGTCGGTGGCGACCCTGTCTTCATCCAACGCGCTGAAGGTGCGTATATTTATGATGCCGACGACAAAGCTTATGTCGATTATGTCGGTTCATGGGGGCCAATGATCCTAGGTCACAATCACCCAGAGATCCGTGATGCAGTCGTCAATGCAGCCCAACATGGTTTAAGTTTTGGTGCGCCGACTGAAGCAGAGATCACCATGGCCGAACTGGTCAGTGAGCTGGTTCCTTCCATGGAAATGGTTCGTATGGTGAACTCAGGCACCGAAGCGACCATGAGTGCGATCCGCCTTGCCCGCGGTTTCACCAATCGTGACAAAATCATCAAGTTCGAAGGCTGCTACCACGGTCATGCCGACTGCCTATTGGTTAAAGCCGGTTCAGGTGCACTCACCTTAGGTCACCCAAGCTCACCGGGCGTACCCGCAGATTTTGCCAAACACACGTTGACCTGCACCTTTAACGACCTTGA
Proteins encoded in this region:
- the tyrS gene encoding tyrosine--tRNA ligase, with the protein product MASIEQALAEIKRGVEELIPEEELIEKLKENRPLRIKLGADPTAPDIHLGHTVILNKLRAFQDLGHDVTFLIGDFTGMVGDPTGKNTTRPPLTREDVLANAETYKEQVFKILDPAKTKIAFNSEWLSELGADGMLKLAANQTVARMLERDDFKKRYAEGRPIAIHEFMYPLLQGYDSVAMETDVELGGTDQKFNLLMGRELQKANGQKPQVVLTMPLLVGLDGEKKMSKSAHNYIGVSEAPSEMFGKIMSISDDLMWNYYELLSFRPLEEIAQFKTDIANGKNPRDVKILLAKEIIARFHSEADADAAEQEFINRFQKGAMPDEMPEFTFEAGIAIANLLKEGGLVNSTSDAMRMIRQGAAKQDGEKIEDTKYVPAAGTYVFQVGKRKFARVTIA
- a CDS encoding peptidoglycan DD-metalloendopeptidase family protein translates to MSKSSKSKKIPALIAIVAAVALSTALLIPAESKPPADFYTYETDVRYPIELDLPAMPEQQASSSNDNELQWKTHTIASGESMAIVFQKVGLSARTLHFLVNSDEGTQSLVKLRPGVKLQFGLDDEGKLQQLRQRKSSTDTFIVDRIDDTTFASRTESRNIDTQLNFAQAEITSSFWNAGIAAGLTPNQIMEIATLFGWDIDFALDIRAGDSFRVMFEERWSEGEYMGRGNILAAQFTNLGDTFTAIRAANGDYYDQEGRAMKKAFLRAPLDFRRVSSNFNPRRLHPVTGQVRPHRGTDYVAPVGTPIWAAGNGVVSESGYNKYNGNYVFIRHSATYMTKYLHLKKRMVRAGDRVRQGDTIGTLGATGRVTGAHLHYEFLVNGVHKNPRTVELPKSESLEGEEHTVFLRHAQNQLAQLGHFNELLAGNLMLIDGLTVAN
- a CDS encoding MDR family MFS transporter; translation: MANQDSLFQWQRIQRFNFPIWTILTGVLLARTSYFMAWPFLIIFLYQDYGASATQVGAMLAASALVGAVAGLYSGYLSDKFGRKWVMVLGSWIAAASYTGIALADQIWQFYILLMFTGLMRPMIEAPSKAVIGDNLADLKDRELALNIRYFLLNIGGAFGPLIGVTLALSEPQNLFFITGATYVVYSVWLLIGIERTAKPDKPDSSQLPHFFATLRVISKDKIFVLLMMANFLMMFVYAQLDSSIPQIIVRSNQETAGQIIPTLVLVNTLTIILFQFPMLKWLENVPLFARTRLGMVLMAISQIGFMLSPTDSLIGLGIACFILSLGEVVAFPTLNVQIDRLAPAHLRGSYFGATALYSLGFAVSPLVGGMIIESLSAFWLFAVCLLFCAMMFWLYWRAEHTEDLVQRSSPLTEQ
- the erpA gene encoding iron-sulfur cluster insertion protein ErpA, whose translation is MSDVDLPLNFSDAAANKVKTLIAEEENPELKLRVYITGGGCSGFQYGFTFDENVNEGDMTIVKNEVTMVVDPMSLQYLVGGTVDYTEGLEGSRFFVDNPNAQTTCGCGASFSV